The following proteins are co-located in the Halococcus salsus genome:
- the glmS gene encoding glutamine--fructose-6-phosphate transaminase (isomerizing), translating into MCGVIGCVGRPDETLDVLMHGLSKLEYRGYDSAGVALANGSVEIEKRAGKLENLEAALDGVSLEGAVGIGHTRWSTHGPPNDRNAHPHADCEEQVAVLHNGIIENYQGIKDELQAAGHEFKSDTDTEVVPHLIESALADGATEEDAFRAAIRRIEGSYAIAAVFADHEAVYCARQDSPLVLGVGDDATYLGSDVPAFRAFTDRVIYLEDGELARIDEDGWAVSTLDGEPVEKSINTVNWDPEDTGKSGYDHFMLKEIHEQPRSLRQCLQGRVDELGGQVELEELAGVNPTSVQFVACGTSYHAALYGARLFQEAGIPAQAFLASEYVTAPPPVDDALVVGVTQSGETADTLSALRAAKRLGARTLALTNVVGSTVARECDHVLYIRAGPEIGVAASKTFASQLVTLNLFALAVTDDHDRESIGSLRDLPSTVQAILDDSTAAEVATAYLDADAYFFIGRGLNHPVALEGALKLKEITYRHAEGFAAGELKHGPLALVTDNTPVIAVATGDGEFARKTVGNVKEVEARDAPVIAVTDGQSDIERYADHVLSVPETHPRTAAVLASVQLQLFAYHTAADLGRSIDKPRNLAKSVTVE; encoded by the coding sequence ATGTGTGGCGTGATCGGCTGCGTCGGACGGCCCGACGAGACCCTCGACGTGTTGATGCACGGCCTCTCGAAGCTCGAGTACCGGGGCTACGACTCGGCGGGCGTCGCGCTCGCCAACGGCTCCGTCGAGATAGAAAAGCGTGCGGGCAAACTCGAGAACCTCGAAGCCGCGCTCGACGGTGTCAGCCTCGAAGGGGCGGTTGGGATCGGCCACACCCGGTGGTCCACCCACGGCCCGCCGAACGACCGCAACGCCCACCCGCACGCCGACTGCGAGGAGCAGGTCGCGGTGCTCCACAACGGCATCATCGAGAACTACCAGGGTATCAAGGACGAACTCCAGGCCGCCGGCCACGAGTTCAAGAGCGACACCGACACCGAGGTGGTCCCCCACCTCATCGAGTCGGCGCTCGCCGACGGGGCGACGGAGGAGGACGCCTTCCGGGCGGCGATCCGGCGGATCGAGGGGAGCTACGCGATCGCGGCTGTGTTCGCCGACCACGAGGCGGTCTACTGCGCTCGCCAGGACTCACCCCTCGTACTCGGCGTCGGCGACGACGCGACCTACCTCGGGAGCGACGTCCCGGCCTTCCGGGCGTTCACCGACCGCGTGATCTACCTCGAGGACGGCGAACTCGCGCGGATCGACGAGGACGGCTGGGCGGTCTCGACCCTCGACGGCGAGCCGGTCGAGAAGAGCATCAACACGGTGAACTGGGACCCCGAAGACACCGGGAAGAGCGGCTACGACCACTTCATGCTGAAGGAGATCCACGAACAGCCCCGGTCGCTCCGGCAGTGTCTCCAGGGCCGGGTCGACGAACTCGGCGGACAGGTCGAGCTCGAGGAGCTCGCTGGCGTCAACCCGACCAGCGTCCAGTTCGTCGCCTGTGGCACCTCCTACCACGCCGCCCTCTACGGCGCGCGGCTGTTCCAGGAGGCCGGGATCCCGGCCCAGGCGTTCCTCGCGAGCGAGTACGTCACCGCGCCGCCGCCGGTCGACGACGCGCTCGTGGTCGGTGTCACACAGAGCGGCGAGACCGCCGACACCCTGAGCGCGCTCCGGGCGGCCAAACGTCTCGGCGCGCGCACCCTCGCGCTCACCAACGTCGTCGGCTCGACCGTCGCACGCGAGTGCGACCACGTGCTCTACATCCGGGCGGGCCCGGAGATCGGCGTCGCGGCCTCGAAGACGTTCGCCTCCCAGCTCGTGACGCTCAACCTCTTCGCGCTCGCCGTCACCGACGACCACGACCGCGAGAGCATCGGCTCGCTCCGGGACCTCCCGAGCACCGTGCAGGCCATCCTCGACGACTCGACCGCCGCCGAGGTCGCGACGGCGTACCTCGACGCCGACGCCTACTTCTTCATCGGCCGGGGGCTGAACCACCCGGTGGCGCTCGAAGGCGCGCTGAAGCTCAAGGAGATCACCTACCGCCACGCCGAGGGATTCGCCGCGGGCGAACTCAAACACGGCCCGCTCGCGCTCGTCACCGACAACACCCCCGTCATCGCGGTCGCCACCGGCGACGGCGAGTTCGCCAGGAAGACCGTGGGCAACGTCAAGGAGGTCGAGGCGCGCGACGCACCCGTGATCGCCGTCACCGACGGCCAGTCGGACATCGAACGCTACGCCGACCACGTGCTCTCCGTCCCCGAAACCCACCCGCGGACCGCCGCGGTGCTCGCGAGCGTCCAGCTCCAGCTGTTCGCCTACCACACCGCCGCCGACCTCGGCCGCTCGATCGACAAACCCCGCAACCTCGCCAAGAGCGTCACCGTCGAGTAG
- a CDS encoding sugar phosphate nucleotidyltransferase has translation MSIRTAVVLAAGEGNRLRPLTHNRPKPMLPAANRPVLEYVFDALIDAGVEEIAVVIGYKRDRVQEHFGPTYRDVPIEYVAQEKQLGSGHALRCAESAVDEPFLLVNGDRVIESGLVQDVVAEFETYPDAAATLGVLEHRDARRYGAVALSEGRIEKLVEKPDSDDYRLINAGVYAFRTSIFDAIGETERRDGELQLTDTLARLIDDGEDVRGVRVDGLSPHATYPWDLLTVTREILARGRVDEPVREQGVWVDETALVHDDATLQAPVVVGSDCEVGPGAVVGPNVALGRNVTVEANATVERTVLDSDTRIGPGSTVLDCVVGEDVTLGAGSIVPGGPADVRVGRRVFEDRQLGAVVADRVTAGGMVGFEPGTLVGPGAHLHTGVRVRGEIVADAEVMS, from the coding sequence ATGAGTATTCGCACCGCGGTCGTTCTCGCGGCCGGCGAGGGCAACCGGCTGCGCCCGCTGACGCACAACCGTCCAAAGCCCATGCTACCCGCGGCGAACAGACCCGTCCTCGAGTACGTCTTCGACGCGCTGATCGACGCCGGGGTCGAGGAGATAGCGGTCGTGATCGGCTACAAGCGCGACCGGGTGCAGGAACACTTCGGCCCGACCTACCGCGACGTCCCGATCGAGTACGTCGCCCAGGAGAAACAGCTCGGCAGCGGTCACGCCCTGCGCTGTGCCGAATCGGCCGTCGACGAACCGTTCTTGCTGGTGAACGGCGACCGCGTCATCGAGTCCGGGCTGGTCCAGGACGTCGTCGCGGAGTTCGAGACCTACCCCGACGCCGCCGCCACGCTCGGCGTGCTCGAACACCGCGACGCCAGGCGCTACGGTGCGGTCGCGCTCTCGGAAGGCCGGATCGAGAAGCTCGTCGAGAAACCCGACTCCGACGACTACCGCCTGATCAACGCCGGTGTCTACGCCTTCCGAACCTCGATCTTCGACGCCATCGGCGAGACCGAGCGCCGCGACGGCGAACTCCAGCTCACCGACACCCTCGCGCGCCTCATCGACGACGGCGAGGACGTCCGGGGGGTCCGGGTCGACGGCCTCTCGCCCCACGCCACTTACCCGTGGGACCTCCTCACCGTGACCCGGGAGATCCTCGCGCGCGGCCGGGTCGACGAGCCCGTTCGCGAACAGGGCGTCTGGGTCGACGAGACGGCGCTGGTCCACGACGACGCCACCCTCCAGGCCCCGGTGGTCGTCGGGTCGGACTGCGAGGTCGGTCCGGGTGCGGTCGTCGGGCCGAACGTCGCGCTCGGGCGGAACGTCACGGTCGAGGCGAACGCCACGGTCGAGCGCACGGTCTTGGATTCGGACACCCGGATCGGACCCGGGAGCACGGTGCTCGACTGCGTGGTCGGCGAGGACGTCACGCTGGGTGCGGGGAGCATCGTTCCCGGCGGGCCCGCGGACGTCCGCGTCGGCAGGCGAGTGTTCGAGGACCGCCAGCTCGGTGCGGTGGTCGCCGACCGCGTCACCGCGGGTGGGATGGTCGGCTTCGAACCGGGAACCCTCGTGGGGCCCGGCGCACACCTCCACACGGGGGTCCGGGTGCGCGGTGAGATCGTCGCCGACGCGGAGGTGATGAGCTGA
- a CDS encoding archaeosine biosynthesis radical SAM protein RaSEA: MSQPSPEVYESGRGMDAHNAAMREIRARNDRTYDPHEPTRVWVDEDNTPDGVRQSLTIILNTGGCRWARAGGCTMCGYVAESVEGGTVPHEALVDQLEVCLEHERENADEPCPLIKIYTSGSFLDEREVPAAAREAVAEAFADRERIVLESLPDFVQPERLADFTEKGLAVDVAVGLETATDRVRHDCVNKYFDFADFVAASERADEAGVGIKAYLLMKPPFLTESEAVADMVSSVERCAEYAHTVSMNPCNVQRHTMVEELYHDGGYRPPWLWSVAEVLRETADADAIVISDPVGHGSDRGPHNCGECDDHVQTAIKDFDLRQDPTVFDQVSCECEATWDVVMERERSYGMPLTN, encoded by the coding sequence ATGAGCCAGCCATCGCCGGAGGTCTACGAGTCCGGGCGCGGGATGGACGCCCACAACGCCGCGATGCGTGAGATCCGCGCGCGCAACGACCGGACCTACGACCCCCACGAACCCACGCGGGTCTGGGTCGACGAGGACAACACGCCCGACGGCGTGCGCCAGTCGCTGACGATCATCCTGAATACGGGCGGCTGTCGGTGGGCACGCGCCGGTGGCTGTACGATGTGCGGCTACGTCGCCGAGTCCGTCGAGGGCGGCACCGTCCCGCACGAGGCGCTCGTCGACCAGTTGGAGGTCTGCCTCGAACACGAGCGCGAGAACGCCGACGAGCCCTGCCCGCTGATCAAGATCTACACCTCGGGGAGCTTCCTCGACGAGCGCGAGGTGCCCGCCGCGGCCCGGGAGGCGGTCGCCGAGGCCTTCGCCGACCGCGAGCGGATCGTGCTCGAATCGCTGCCCGACTTCGTCCAGCCGGAGCGCCTCGCCGACTTCACCGAGAAGGGACTCGCGGTCGACGTCGCGGTGGGGCTCGAAACCGCCACGGATCGAGTTCGTCACGACTGCGTCAACAAGTACTTCGACTTCGCCGACTTCGTCGCGGCGAGCGAGCGCGCGGACGAGGCGGGCGTGGGCATCAAGGCCTACCTCCTGATGAAACCGCCATTCCTCACCGAGTCGGAGGCCGTCGCGGACATGGTCTCCTCCGTCGAGCGCTGTGCCGAGTACGCCCACACCGTCTCGATGAACCCCTGTAACGTCCAGCGTCACACGATGGTCGAGGAACTCTATCACGACGGGGGCTACCGCCCGCCGTGGCTCTGGTCGGTCGCCGAAGTCCTCCGCGAGACCGCCGACGCGGACGCCATCGTTATCTCCGACCCGGTGGGCCACGGCTCGGATCGCGGCCCTCACAACTGCGGCGAGTGCGACGACCACGTCCAGACGGCTATCAAGGACTTCGACCTCCGACAGGATCCTACTGTCTTCGATCAGGTCTCCTGTGAGTGCGAGGCGACCTGGGACGTGGTGATGGAGCGCGAGCGGAGCTACGGGATGCCACTGACGAACTGA
- a CDS encoding DUF389 domain-containing protein, whose translation MIFLSAIIAAAGLLVGSPAIVVGSMVIAPLVGPVLTATVGAAAGDRPMLVDSVRIQALGLVAGILGAIVFGFVAKTIGLAPSSLDITSLQLISLRAAPTPFSIIVGAAAGAAAAFGLTTKGSNSLVGVMIAAALIPAAATVGIAIAWSEYLVALGSGLLLVSTMAVVNLAMYLVLWVLYRDQDPSKLSFADRVPTRAAVVTVVLIVGAVAVTGVAVSQQALFQQTVTQSVDTVLDDPAYSGVDSVSVQTEYAGIGSHLTSSSKSTTVTVSASNESYPSLSERLRDRIQSQAGGTRVTVRFNTFQQANQTATT comes from the coding sequence ATGATATTTCTCAGCGCGATCATCGCTGCAGCCGGACTGCTCGTCGGTTCACCGGCGATCGTCGTCGGCTCGATGGTGATCGCTCCCCTCGTCGGCCCGGTTCTCACCGCGACGGTTGGAGCAGCTGCCGGCGATCGCCCGATGCTCGTCGACAGCGTTCGTATCCAGGCGCTCGGTCTCGTCGCTGGCATACTCGGTGCGATCGTGTTCGGATTCGTCGCCAAAACCATCGGGCTCGCCCCCTCCTCGCTCGATATCACGTCGCTTCAGCTCATATCGCTCCGTGCGGCCCCGACACCGTTTTCGATCATCGTTGGTGCCGCCGCCGGAGCGGCTGCAGCGTTCGGGCTCACAACGAAGGGTTCGAACTCGCTTGTCGGCGTCATGATCGCTGCCGCACTCATTCCTGCTGCAGCGACCGTCGGAATCGCGATAGCATGGAGCGAGTATTTGGTTGCGCTCGGGAGTGGGCTACTTCTGGTGAGCACGATGGCAGTCGTGAACCTCGCGATGTATCTCGTTCTGTGGGTGTTGTACCGGGACCAAGACCCGAGCAAGCTCTCGTTTGCGGACCGAGTTCCGACCCGGGCGGCAGTCGTCACGGTCGTTCTCATCGTTGGAGCGGTTGCCGTCACGGGCGTTGCAGTCTCCCAGCAGGCACTCTTTCAGCAGACGGTCACACAAAGCGTCGATACCGTCCTCGACGACCCGGCGTACTCGGGTGTTGACTCGGTGTCGGTCCAAACCGAATACGCCGGGATCGGGAGTCATCTCACCTCATCCTCAAAATCGACGACGGTCACCGTCAGCGCATCGAACGAGTCGTATCCAAGCCTCTCGGAGCGCCTTCGCGACCGCATCCAATCACAAGCGGGAGGGACACGAGTGACGGTTCGCTTCAATACCTTCCAACAGGCCAATCAAACAGCAACCACATAA